A window of the Pseudomonas gozinkensis genome harbors these coding sequences:
- a CDS encoding nitrite/sulfite reductase — MYQYDDYDRALVFERVAQFRDQVERFMAGELSEEEFLPLRLQNGLYMQKHAYMLRVAIPYGTLSAEQMRTLASIARDYDRGYGHFTTRQNMQFNWIELHEVPDILERLAQVNMHAIQTSGNCVRNITTEAFAGVAADELIDPRPLAEILRQWSTINPEFLFLPRKFKIAICSAKQDRAAIMMHDIGLYLYPGRDGQMLLRVIVGGGLGRTPILGLQIRDGLPWQHLLSYVEAVLRVYNRHGRRDNKYKARIKILVKALGIEAFAKEVEEEWQHLKDGPAQLTEDEYQRVASAFVPPSYRTLAGTDLDFGTHLADNPAFARWVARNVQPHKVPGYTSVVLSTKPGLASPPGDVTDAQMQAVADWSEHFGFGEIRIAHEQNIVLPDVPKSELFALWQLAKEQGLGAANVGLLTDIIACPGGDFCALANAKSIPIAQAIQARFDNLDYLHDLGDISLNISGCMNACGHHHIGNIGILGVDKNGSEWYQITLGGAQGKNSALGKVIGPSFSAAEVPQVIERIIGTFVRYREAEELFVDTVARIGLEPFKERVYPKALEASV, encoded by the coding sequence ATGTACCAATACGATGATTACGACCGGGCGCTGGTGTTCGAGCGCGTTGCGCAGTTTCGCGATCAGGTCGAGCGCTTCATGGCCGGGGAGTTGAGCGAAGAAGAGTTCCTGCCGCTGCGCCTGCAGAATGGCCTGTACATGCAAAAGCACGCCTACATGCTGCGGGTGGCGATTCCCTACGGCACGCTGAGCGCCGAACAGATGCGCACACTGGCGAGCATTGCCCGGGATTACGACCGTGGTTACGGCCACTTCACCACCCGGCAGAACATGCAGTTCAACTGGATCGAGCTGCACGAAGTGCCGGACATCCTCGAACGTCTGGCGCAGGTCAACATGCATGCGATCCAGACCTCCGGCAATTGCGTACGCAACATCACCACCGAAGCCTTCGCCGGGGTCGCGGCGGACGAGTTGATCGACCCACGCCCGCTGGCGGAAATTCTGCGGCAATGGTCGACGATCAACCCGGAATTCCTGTTTCTGCCGCGCAAGTTCAAGATTGCCATCTGCTCGGCGAAGCAGGATCGCGCGGCGATCATGATGCACGACATTGGCCTCTACCTTTATCCCGGTCGCGACGGCCAGATGCTGCTGCGAGTGATCGTCGGCGGTGGTCTGGGGCGCACGCCGATTCTCGGTCTGCAGATCCGCGATGGCTTGCCGTGGCAGCATTTGCTGTCTTACGTCGAGGCGGTGCTGCGGGTCTACAACCGCCACGGCCGACGCGACAACAAGTACAAGGCGCGGATCAAGATTCTGGTCAAGGCGCTGGGCATCGAGGCGTTCGCCAAGGAAGTCGAAGAGGAATGGCAACACCTCAAGGACGGCCCGGCGCAACTGACCGAGGATGAATACCAGCGGGTCGCCAGTGCTTTTGTGCCGCCGAGCTATCGCACGCTGGCGGGCACCGATCTGGATTTCGGCACGCACCTGGCCGACAACCCGGCGTTCGCCCGTTGGGTCGCACGCAACGTTCAGCCGCACAAAGTGCCGGGCTACACCAGCGTGGTGCTGTCGACCAAACCGGGTCTGGCCTCGCCGCCGGGGGATGTCACCGATGCGCAGATGCAGGCCGTGGCTGACTGGTCCGAGCACTTCGGTTTCGGCGAAATCCGCATCGCCCACGAGCAGAACATCGTCCTGCCGGACGTGCCCAAGTCCGAGCTGTTCGCGCTGTGGCAACTGGCGAAAGAGCAGGGACTGGGCGCCGCCAACGTCGGTCTGCTGACCGACATCATTGCCTGCCCCGGCGGTGATTTCTGTGCGCTGGCCAACGCCAAGTCGATCCCGATTGCCCAGGCGATTCAGGCGCGTTTCGACAACCTCGACTACCTGCACGATCTGGGCGACATCAGCCTGAACATCTCCGGCTGCATGAACGCCTGCGGCCATCACCACATCGGCAACATCGGGATTCTCGGCGTCGATAAAAACGGCAGCGAGTGGTACCAGATCACCCTCGGCGGGGCCCAGGGCAAGAACAGCGCACTGGGCAAAGTCATCGGCCCGTCGTTCAGCGCCGCCGAAGTGCCGCAGGTGATCGAACGGATCATCGGCACTTTCGTGCGCTATCGCGAGGCCGAAGAACTGTTCGTCGATACCGTGGCACGCATCGGTCTGGAGCCGTTCAAGGAGCGGGTTTACCCGAAAGCGCTGGAGGCTTCGGTATGA
- a CDS encoding DUF934 domain-containing protein, which translates to MNNLLRMEASGARIVLDDPWTLIRSPETADSTEMLILPLAHWLESPSTHAVWLGPDDGVESLLPWLTSLPLIALDFPSFRDGRAYSQAYLLRSRFGWKGELRAIGDVLRDQLSHMRQCGFDSFAVREDKSAEDALKGLAGMSVLYGRSVIEPRPLFRRR; encoded by the coding sequence ATGAACAATCTGCTGAGGATGGAGGCGAGCGGGGCGCGGATCGTGCTCGACGATCCGTGGACGTTGATTCGCTCGCCTGAAACGGCTGACAGCACTGAAATGCTGATTCTGCCCCTGGCCCACTGGCTCGAATCGCCCTCGACCCACGCGGTCTGGCTGGGCCCTGACGACGGCGTCGAAAGCCTGTTGCCATGGCTGACCTCACTGCCACTGATCGCCCTCGACTTCCCGAGCTTTCGCGACGGCCGCGCCTACAGCCAGGCCTATCTGCTGCGCAGCCGTTTCGGCTGGAAAGGCGAGTTGCGGGCGATTGGCGATGTACTGCGCGACCAGCTCAGCCACATGCGCCAGTGCGGTTTCGACAGCTTCGCCGTGCGCGAGGACAAATCCGCCGAGGATGCGCTCAAGGGCCTGGCCGGGATGAGCGTGTTGTACGGGCGCTCGGTGATTGAGCCGCGACCGCTGTTCCGGCGCAGGTGA
- a CDS encoding tetratricopeptide repeat protein, producing MPKHKNKAAPLQPDASPTSISRYLFPVSIGVLLAAVAGIGWFLFSPAPVPVKPVPVSAPLVAPAKPAPTVAAAPASMVDEQQCQGCHSEQVKDWQGSHHQLAMQPANAETMLGDFNNVTFKGENETTRFSRKGDDFWVNTPGIDGKNADFKVAYTFGITPLQQYLIEVGEGRLQALGVAWDTEKNRWFHLYPGQGVNFKNPLHWSKPSQNANFMCVECHTTGFKRNFDAASNTFASHWNSLGVGCQACHGPASNHLEWTAKKTDLIHAGFAVDLKDKNATVEIETCARCHARRAPLGDGYTVGKRLMDDYLPSILTRELYALDGKIKDEVFEHGSFAQSKMFDKGVRCSNCHNPHSTELKAPGNAVCLQCHNTAGKTSVEGVDGKGLQAKNYDSLEHTRHTLGQPGSQCVDCHMPGKFYMGNDFRHDHSFSIPNPERAQKLGTPDACLTCHQGKAGDKVTAQFKLWNASTTPQAPRYDESLWLIRNGQPGAAQALYEQLQRSDLPAIQRATLLAELPLYPSEQALKLATTDLKNLAPQVRENAVRAISAFLPPPERLSLLAPLLGDPVKAVRIAAARDLLSLARNGLGSAQANWEAAIAEYEAVQKSLAERAEANLNLAMLYQASGRSSEVEGLLRTALKRDPDFYPALVTLVQWLEANGRVPEARQLLDENLKEHPDAALLQHTRGLSLIRAGKPAEAMSPLRKAAQLEPQNAQYGYVLAVALHESGKVDEACALLEAQLKRQPANRNARLSLIQWYLDSGQEPKAQVVLQGWKKLNMGDPALK from the coding sequence ATGCCCAAGCATAAGAATAAAGCTGCACCGCTTCAGCCTGATGCTTCACCGACCTCGATTTCACGTTACCTGTTTCCTGTCTCCATCGGCGTGCTGCTGGCCGCCGTGGCGGGGATCGGCTGGTTTCTGTTCAGCCCGGCGCCGGTGCCGGTCAAACCGGTTCCCGTGAGCGCCCCGCTTGTGGCGCCGGCCAAACCTGCCCCCACCGTGGCGGCGGCGCCTGCGAGCATGGTTGACGAGCAGCAATGCCAGGGTTGTCACAGCGAGCAGGTCAAGGATTGGCAAGGCTCGCACCATCAACTGGCGATGCAACCGGCAAACGCTGAAACCATGCTCGGCGACTTCAACAACGTCACCTTCAAGGGCGAAAACGAGACCACCCGTTTCTCGCGCAAGGGTGATGATTTCTGGGTCAACACGCCGGGTATCGACGGCAAGAACGCCGACTTCAAAGTTGCTTATACCTTCGGCATCACCCCACTCCAGCAATACCTGATCGAAGTCGGCGAAGGCCGATTGCAGGCGCTGGGCGTCGCCTGGGATACCGAGAAAAACCGCTGGTTTCACCTCTACCCCGGCCAAGGCGTGAACTTCAAGAATCCACTGCACTGGAGCAAGCCGAGCCAGAACGCCAATTTCATGTGCGTCGAGTGCCACACCACAGGTTTCAAGCGCAACTTCGATGCGGCCAGCAACACTTTCGCCAGCCACTGGAACAGCCTCGGCGTCGGCTGCCAGGCCTGCCACGGCCCGGCGTCGAATCACCTGGAATGGACGGCGAAGAAAACCGACCTGATCCACGCTGGATTCGCCGTCGATCTCAAGGACAAGAACGCCACCGTCGAAATCGAAACCTGCGCCCGCTGCCACGCCCGCCGCGCACCGTTGGGCGATGGCTACACCGTCGGCAAACGCTTGATGGACGATTACCTGCCCAGCATTCTCACCCGCGAACTGTATGCGCTGGACGGCAAGATCAAGGACGAAGTGTTCGAACACGGCTCCTTCGCCCAAAGCAAAATGTTCGACAAGGGTGTGCGTTGCAGCAACTGTCACAACCCCCACAGCACCGAGCTCAAGGCACCGGGCAACGCAGTGTGCCTGCAATGCCACAACACCGCCGGCAAGACCTCCGTCGAAGGCGTAGACGGCAAGGGCTTGCAAGCGAAGAACTACGACAGCCTCGAACACACCCGCCACACCCTGGGCCAACCCGGCTCGCAATGCGTGGATTGCCACATGCCCGGCAAGTTCTACATGGGTAACGACTTCCGGCATGACCACAGCTTCAGCATCCCCAACCCCGAACGCGCGCAAAAACTCGGTACGCCTGATGCCTGCCTGACCTGCCATCAGGGCAAGGCCGGCGACAAGGTCACTGCGCAATTCAAATTGTGGAATGCCTCGACCACGCCTCAAGCGCCTCGTTACGACGAGAGCCTGTGGCTGATTCGCAACGGCCAGCCGGGTGCGGCGCAGGCGTTGTATGAGCAATTGCAGCGCAGCGATTTGCCGGCGATCCAGCGGGCGACGTTGCTGGCGGAATTGCCGCTTTATCCGAGCGAACAAGCCCTGAAACTGGCGACGACAGACCTGAAAAACCTGGCGCCCCAGGTTCGTGAAAACGCCGTGCGGGCGATCAGCGCGTTTCTGCCGCCACCGGAACGTTTATCGCTGTTGGCGCCGTTGCTGGGCGATCCGGTGAAAGCGGTAAGAATCGCGGCGGCGAGGGATTTGCTGAGTCTGGCCCGCAATGGTTTGGGCTCGGCGCAGGCCAATTGGGAAGCGGCGATTGCCGAGTACGAAGCGGTGCAGAAAAGCCTGGCCGAACGCGCCGAGGCCAACCTGAATCTGGCAATGCTCTATCAGGCCAGCGGTCGCAGTTCGGAGGTTGAAGGCCTGTTGCGCACAGCCCTGAAGCGCGACCCGGATTTCTACCCGGCATTGGTCACGCTGGTGCAATGGCTGGAGGCCAATGGTCGTGTTCCCGAGGCCCGGCAACTGCTGGATGAAAACCTCAAGGAGCATCCGGATGCCGCCCTGTTGCAGCACACCCGGGGGCTGTCGCTGATCCGCGCCGGCAAACCGGCCGAAGCCATGTCGCCCCTGCGCAAGGCCGCGCAATTGGAACCGCAGAACGCGCAGTACGGTTATGTGCTGGCGGTGGCGCTGCACGAAAGTGGCAAGGTGGATGAGGCATGCGCGCTGCTGGAGGCACAGCTCAAGCGGCAACCGGCGAACCGTAATGCGCGGTTGTCGCTGATTCAGTGGTATCTCGACAGCGGGCAGGAGCCGAAGGCGCAGGTGGTGTTGCAGGGGTGGAAGAAGCTGAATATGGGGGATCCGGCGTTGAAATGA
- a CDS encoding DUF3313 domain-containing protein: MKLAVMMSTLCIATLGVVGCSSKTVAPDEYSGFLKDYSQLREAKSPSGAEVMRWIDPKIDISKFTSVYVEPTQLYPKPQPTVKIPQQTLNGITSYYDQALKRELGKSLPLASGPGPGVIVVRAAITAVSSKTEGLHAYEVIPIALVAAAVSTASGIRDQETTLATEAVFLDGGTNKVAAQVVRKGTGKPLENDSQVMKADDVKSVIDGWAADLHQSYLKLKAK, encoded by the coding sequence ATGAAGCTAGCCGTAATGATGAGCACCCTGTGCATTGCCACGCTGGGCGTGGTGGGCTGCTCCAGCAAAACCGTCGCACCCGACGAGTACTCAGGCTTCCTCAAGGACTACAGCCAGTTGAGGGAGGCCAAATCCCCGTCGGGGGCTGAGGTGATGCGCTGGATTGACCCGAAAATCGATATCAGCAAATTCACCAGCGTCTACGTCGAACCGACCCAGCTCTATCCCAAACCGCAACCCACCGTGAAGATTCCGCAGCAGACCCTCAATGGCATCACCAGCTACTACGATCAGGCGCTCAAGCGTGAACTGGGCAAATCCCTGCCGCTGGCCTCAGGCCCAGGGCCAGGTGTGATCGTGGTACGCGCGGCGATCACCGCCGTCAGCAGCAAGACCGAAGGCCTGCATGCCTATGAAGTGATTCCGATTGCCCTGGTAGCCGCAGCGGTCAGCACCGCCAGCGGCATTCGTGATCAGGAAACCACGCTGGCGACCGAGGCGGTGTTCCTCGATGGCGGCACCAACAAGGTGGCCGCGCAGGTGGTGCGCAAGGGCACCGGCAAACCGCTGGAAAACGATTCGCAGGTGATGAAGGCCGATGACGTGAAAAGCGTGATCGACGGCTGGGCGGCGGATCTGCATCAGTCCTACCTCAAGCTCAAGGCCAAGTAA
- a CDS encoding DUF3829 domain-containing protein, with the protein MNAKMLFPFGVVIALVVMGLTGATRPLLQIDLWLDELDAPITAQANALSPVINCINRVDVQWRVAYDRYMNPQSPQPRTPQWFASLKAFDDSDAFSVRDIQRDACFRGITRKLELLNHQPVLAQKADEYVRTLEYATTVIPPSRYDREASFFSASQQPSKEESEAIRRASEDYNRASTALRQALLPLDAAQRPEQLKRLETRLGKDIHWYLLAYMIQARETVDVLDQAMRNRTLTPQLLADTTAKLQQAWDRREPFLRSPYTVFQSKTDAAQDLWLHIGVPGTEYLEALNTLQKDWQNHAEPQRLSDDFYAVTRSYDGLLSHYNRRARAEF; encoded by the coding sequence ATGAACGCGAAAATGCTGTTTCCGTTCGGTGTGGTGATCGCACTCGTCGTGATGGGTCTGACGGGCGCGACCCGACCGTTGCTCCAGATCGACCTTTGGCTGGATGAGCTTGACGCGCCGATCACGGCACAAGCCAATGCCCTGAGCCCGGTCATCAACTGCATCAACCGGGTCGATGTGCAATGGCGGGTGGCCTACGACCGCTACATGAACCCGCAGTCACCTCAGCCACGAACCCCGCAATGGTTCGCCAGTCTCAAGGCTTTCGACGACAGCGACGCGTTCAGTGTGCGGGACATACAGCGGGATGCCTGCTTTCGAGGCATTACCCGAAAACTCGAGCTGCTGAACCATCAACCCGTTCTGGCACAAAAAGCCGATGAGTATGTCCGGACGCTGGAATATGCCACGACCGTGATACCGCCCTCTCGGTACGACAGAGAAGCGAGCTTCTTTTCGGCGTCGCAGCAACCGTCAAAGGAAGAAAGCGAAGCCATCAGACGGGCATCGGAAGACTACAACCGCGCCTCGACGGCCCTTCGACAGGCGCTGCTGCCGCTGGACGCGGCACAACGCCCCGAACAGCTGAAGCGGCTGGAAACACGACTGGGCAAGGACATCCATTGGTATCTGCTGGCCTACATGATCCAGGCGCGGGAAACCGTCGACGTGCTCGACCAGGCCATGAGAAACCGCACACTCACCCCGCAATTGCTCGCCGACACCACCGCGAAACTGCAACAGGCATGGGATCGTCGGGAGCCCTTTCTGAGATCGCCCTACACCGTTTTCCAGTCAAAGACCGATGCCGCGCAGGATTTGTGGCTGCACATCGGTGTACCCGGAACTGAATATCTCGAAGCGTTGAACACCCTGCAAAAAGACTGGCAGAACCATGCAGAGCCGCAGCGCCTGAGCGATGACTTCTATGCCGTGACCCGCAGCTACGACGGTCTGCTCAGCCATTACAACCGCCGCGCCCGAGCCGAGTTCTGA
- a CDS encoding J domain-containing protein: MSCWTVLGLSADADVRTIKRQYAVLLKQTRPDDDPEGFQRLRDAYEQALAYKEWQQYHEQDEEQDIEQSWDLSGLTVVEVDALQLATRSLDGLSVEELKRRHTVALEQGCAHIFEDTLLHHCIEHPESSDTLVDWAVPTFFWFSAWQRLELDEESIELLLARQRTRITQPMREALEQEDVDGFLQAYARCAHFKWLTIEQHQKWFDHTLSHLLLDAPVWYPEVFERVRTHQGWHGSTGNPCPDGEWQRLLARKNAPLYLASQQQLAMEPPATPEHRAARLLLGTGSFSARRALARRLREDDWAQCRKLSSELYANHPNVCAQMPGGTAFFWQSWELSFNDWPTYVGVVLACLIGSFTHYIPLGVRFSGLINIVMLTTVAFGVVVAGLNWLVHDFAHRAWWLDDWLSARLCPAFLKDSPPFGVLRDLVPCALMVAGLSWFLGPIAGAVYAGTLAIFGLIRRRQVKPHTSWEDTRTPVKVCMSILGIVALAIVLGVFNQIASQGTVNRNQGLQPWTERLCSRLPITTTECSAPATVEQWYGKAARP, translated from the coding sequence ATGAGTTGCTGGACCGTCCTTGGCCTGTCGGCCGACGCCGATGTGCGCACGATCAAACGCCAATATGCCGTCCTGCTCAAACAGACCCGCCCCGACGACGACCCCGAGGGTTTCCAGCGCCTGCGCGATGCCTATGAGCAGGCGCTCGCCTACAAGGAATGGCAGCAGTATCACGAGCAGGATGAAGAGCAGGACATCGAACAATCCTGGGACCTGAGCGGCCTCACCGTGGTCGAGGTCGATGCGCTGCAACTGGCGACCCGCTCGCTGGACGGGCTCAGTGTTGAAGAGCTGAAACGTCGCCATACCGTCGCCCTCGAACAAGGCTGTGCGCACATCTTCGAGGACACGCTGCTGCATCACTGCATCGAGCACCCCGAATCCTCCGACACGCTGGTGGACTGGGCGGTGCCGACCTTTTTCTGGTTCAGCGCCTGGCAGCGCCTGGAGCTGGATGAGGAATCGATCGAGCTGTTGCTGGCCCGGCAGCGCACGCGTATCACGCAACCGATGCGTGAAGCCCTCGAACAGGAAGACGTTGACGGATTTCTCCAGGCCTACGCCCGGTGTGCACATTTCAAATGGCTGACAATCGAACAACATCAGAAATGGTTCGACCATACCCTGAGCCATTTGCTGCTGGATGCGCCGGTCTGGTATCCCGAAGTTTTCGAACGGGTGCGCACCCATCAAGGCTGGCACGGCAGCACGGGCAATCCCTGCCCCGACGGTGAATGGCAACGCCTGCTGGCGCGAAAAAATGCGCCGCTTTACCTGGCGAGCCAGCAACAGCTGGCCATGGAACCGCCCGCCACCCCCGAACACCGCGCCGCCCGCCTGCTGCTGGGCACCGGCTCGTTCAGCGCCCGCCGCGCACTGGCCCGGCGCCTGCGCGAGGACGACTGGGCGCAGTGCCGCAAGTTGAGCTCCGAGCTGTACGCCAATCACCCAAATGTCTGCGCGCAGATGCCCGGCGGCACCGCGTTTTTCTGGCAAAGCTGGGAACTGAGCTTCAATGACTGGCCGACGTATGTGGGCGTGGTGCTGGCCTGCCTGATCGGCTCGTTCACCCATTACATTCCCCTGGGCGTGCGCTTCAGCGGATTGATCAACATTGTCATGCTCACAACGGTGGCGTTCGGGGTGGTCGTGGCCGGACTGAATTGGCTGGTGCACGACTTTGCCCATCGCGCGTGGTGGCTGGACGACTGGCTCAGCGCGCGCCTGTGCCCGGCGTTCCTCAAGGATTCGCCACCGTTCGGGGTGCTGCGCGATCTTGTCCCCTGTGCGCTGATGGTCGCCGGGCTCAGTTGGTTTCTCGGTCCGATTGCCGGCGCCGTGTACGCTGGCACTTTGGCGATTTTCGGCCTGATACGCCGACGCCAGGTCAAACCACACACCTCCTGGGAGGACACCCGCACGCCTGTGAAAGTCTGCATGTCGATACTTGGCATTGTGGCTCTGGCGATTGTCCTTGGCGTGTTCAACCAGATCGCCAGCCAGGGCACGGTCAATCGCAACCAAGGGTTGCAACCGTGGACCGAACGCTTGTGCAGTCGCCTGCCGATCACCACGACCGAATGCAGCGCACCGGCCACCGTTGAACAGTGGTATGGCAAGGCGGCACGACCATGA
- a CDS encoding fused MFS/spermidine synthase, whose translation MSSRVASKSPAHPVPQTATAALLIPALLLCISGAAALVYQVLWIKQLSLVVGVEVYAITTGISAFFAGLALGGWLFGRWADRLKQPVLLYAGLEVLVAVLGVGATFAMSVAASPFAWLQNHVGLLAWLLPFLLVGAPAVLMGGTLPVLVRSLAASPGKAGGQLYAANTLGAIAGTLLAAFLLIATLGVRGSALAAAMLNLLAAAGALGWQRLRPMPVEAPVKHHIEKAPDRTALWLYSIAGGVALGYEVVWSQSIVQFMSTRTYAFAVVLATYLAGLFLGSALLARRVERIRDPWGVFGLLIAGAGLIALLEIAVLGRWLVIAQSQAEIWLLTQGAGELAGMSARFAVAALAIVFVPTLLLGAAFPLALRLSVGQERIGRDVGAVVAFNTLGGIVGVMLCGFVLIPLLGLVRTLGLLAIIAAGIGWFAVRKGHGVKKGRRQAVVALGLLSVALAVLTPVNKLASLLPGARNGTLAFYEEGRGGTVAVVSQGTGRNAFQRLYIQGVSNTGDAMPSLRYMRIQALLPLLIHNGEPHSALVIGFGTGITAGALLRYPGLEHRVVAELLPAVVKAAPLFKGNFNAASDPGVDVRLRDGRQELLRSPQTYDLITLEPPPPSAAGVVNLYSRDFYQLAASRLEKQGLVAQWLPLPTQNIDDSRSLVRSFLDVFPYATLWTSEFHEMLLVGSLAPIELDAGKITQRLQQDSVRGALQDVGIGSAAALLSTWVTDRAGLERFAADAPAVTDDQPRIEYAPWVRTKEITRVLPALLDLYVAPPLVNADAGFDERMQAHRQRLMQFYRASLHAYDGDRDAWGRDIREVMRGDGGNPYFRWFVGD comes from the coding sequence ATGTCCTCACGTGTCGCCAGCAAATCCCCGGCCCACCCCGTCCCGCAAACCGCCACCGCGGCGTTGCTGATCCCCGCCCTGCTCTTGTGCATCTCCGGCGCTGCGGCGCTGGTTTACCAGGTGCTGTGGATCAAGCAGCTGTCGCTGGTGGTCGGGGTCGAGGTCTATGCGATCACCACCGGGATCAGCGCCTTCTTTGCCGGGCTCGCACTGGGTGGCTGGCTGTTCGGGCGCTGGGCGGATCGGCTGAAACAACCGGTGTTGCTGTATGCCGGGCTGGAAGTGCTGGTGGCGGTGCTGGGCGTCGGCGCGACCTTTGCCATGAGCGTGGCGGCCAGCCCGTTTGCCTGGTTACAGAACCATGTCGGTCTGCTGGCCTGGCTGTTGCCGTTCCTTCTGGTGGGCGCGCCGGCCGTGCTGATGGGCGGCACGTTGCCGGTGCTGGTGCGTTCGCTGGCGGCCAGTCCGGGCAAGGCCGGTGGTCAGTTGTATGCGGCAAACACCCTGGGCGCGATTGCCGGCACGTTGCTCGCGGCGTTCCTGCTGATCGCCACCCTCGGCGTGCGTGGCAGCGCGCTGGCGGCCGCGATGCTCAACCTGCTGGCCGCCGCTGGAGCCTTGGGCTGGCAGCGCCTGCGTCCGATGCCGGTCGAAGCGCCGGTCAAACATCACATCGAAAAGGCCCCGGATCGCACCGCCCTGTGGCTGTATTCCATCGCCGGCGGCGTGGCCCTCGGCTACGAAGTGGTGTGGTCGCAGTCGATCGTGCAATTCATGAGTACCCGCACCTACGCCTTCGCCGTGGTGCTGGCAACGTATCTGGCCGGGCTCTTTCTGGGCAGCGCCCTGCTCGCCCGACGGGTCGAACGGATCCGCGATCCGTGGGGCGTGTTCGGCCTGCTGATCGCGGGCGCGGGACTGATCGCCCTGCTGGAAATCGCCGTGCTCGGCCGCTGGCTAGTGATCGCCCAGAGCCAGGCGGAGATCTGGCTGCTGACCCAGGGCGCCGGTGAACTGGCCGGCATGAGCGCGCGTTTCGCCGTGGCGGCGCTGGCCATCGTATTTGTCCCGACTCTGTTGCTGGGCGCGGCATTTCCGTTGGCACTGCGCTTGAGCGTCGGGCAGGAGCGTATCGGTCGCGACGTTGGCGCGGTGGTGGCGTTCAACACGCTGGGCGGGATTGTCGGGGTGATGCTTTGCGGTTTCGTGCTGATCCCGCTGCTGGGGCTGGTGCGCACGCTGGGCCTGCTGGCGATCATCGCCGCCGGCATCGGCTGGTTCGCCGTGCGCAAGGGTCATGGCGTGAAGAAAGGCCGGCGTCAGGCGGTAGTGGCACTCGGGCTGTTGTCGGTTGCGCTGGCGGTGCTGACGCCCGTGAACAAACTCGCCAGCCTGCTGCCCGGTGCGCGCAACGGTACGCTGGCGTTTTACGAGGAAGGACGCGGCGGCACCGTGGCGGTGGTCAGTCAGGGAACAGGCCGCAATGCCTTCCAGCGTTTGTACATTCAAGGCGTGTCGAACACCGGCGATGCCATGCCGTCGCTGCGCTACATGAGGATTCAGGCGCTGCTGCCGCTGTTGATCCACAACGGCGAACCGCACTCGGCGCTGGTCATCGGTTTCGGCACCGGCATCACCGCCGGCGCGCTGCTGCGCTATCCGGGGCTGGAACACCGCGTGGTCGCCGAGTTGCTGCCGGCGGTGGTCAAGGCGGCGCCACTGTTCAAGGGCAACTTCAACGCCGCCAGTGACCCCGGCGTCGACGTGCGCCTGCGCGACGGCCGTCAGGAACTGCTGCGCAGCCCGCAGACTTACGACCTGATCACCCTCGAACCACCACCGCCCTCCGCCGCCGGCGTGGTGAATCTGTATTCCCGCGACTTCTACCAACTGGCCGCCAGCCGCCTGGAAAAACAAGGCCTGGTCGCGCAATGGCTGCCGCTGCCGACCCAGAACATCGACGACTCGCGCTCGCTGGTGCGCAGCTTCCTCGACGTGTTCCCCTACGCGACGCTGTGGACCAGCGAGTTCCACGAGATGCTGCTGGTGGGTTCACTGGCGCCCATCGAACTGGACGCAGGGAAAATCACCCAACGCCTGCAACAGGACAGCGTACGCGGCGCCTTGCAGGACGTCGGCATCGGCTCGGCGGCAGCGCTGCTGTCGACCTGGGTCACAGACCGCGCCGGGCTGGAGCGCTTTGCCGCCGACGCACCGGCAGTGACCGATGACCAGCCGCGCATCGAGTACGCGCCGTGGGTTCGCACCAAGGAAATCACCCGCGTGCTGCCGGCGCTGCTGGATCTGTACGTCGCACCGCCGCTGGTCAACGCCGATGCCGGGTTCGACGAGCGCATGCAAGCCCACCGCCAGCGCCTGATGCAGTTCTACCGCGCCAGCCTGCATGCCTACGACGGCGACCGCGATGCCTGGGGACGGGACATTCGCGAGGTGATGCGCGGGGATGGCGGTAATCCGTATTTCCGCTGGTTCGTCGGCGACTGA